A section of the Chloroflexota bacterium genome encodes:
- a CDS encoding Gfo/Idh/MocA family oxidoreductase: MTQPTARPDERPLRVGVAGLGFGSTEFLPSLERMPQLSLEAAADVRPQALDAFRTRYGGRVYERVEDLCADPDVDAIWIATPNQFHGQHALWAVERGKHVVVRKPLALTMEECQRVVDTAERTGARVLAGAQTQGTNALIKEIRRMIVDGELGRLRAINMWAYTGWMLRPRMPQEVDDSQGGGIVWRQAPHQLETIRWLGGGLVRSVRAVTGRWRPERPNGTGYFTALLEFEDGTPATIVYNAYGYFDSVDLIKWGTDKGIDDRARQRKALLSGSIDEPKLKETTRFGALIEGREGPQIPWEAGTAYVSSDGGPWMPGNQGVFIVSLDRGDVRAAPAGLYVYGDEGLREVPISQRRGEGMAFMDEEAMELYDAIRHNRPMLHDARWGMATAEVQWAILESARTRSEIVLKHQVPVPTGY, translated from the coding sequence ATGACTCAACCAACGGCGCGACCAGATGAGCGGCCCCTTCGCGTCGGCGTAGCGGGACTCGGCTTTGGAAGCACCGAGTTCCTACCTTCCCTCGAGCGCATGCCGCAGCTTTCGCTGGAGGCCGCGGCCGACGTCAGGCCGCAGGCCCTGGACGCGTTTCGCACGCGCTATGGCGGACGGGTCTACGAACGCGTCGAAGACCTGTGCGCCGATCCCGACGTCGACGCCATCTGGATTGCCACGCCCAACCAGTTTCACGGCCAGCACGCGCTCTGGGCCGTCGAGCGCGGCAAGCATGTCGTCGTCCGCAAACCGCTCGCCTTGACCATGGAGGAATGCCAGCGGGTCGTGGACACGGCGGAGAGGACAGGCGCGCGCGTCCTCGCAGGAGCGCAAACCCAGGGCACCAACGCACTGATCAAAGAGATCCGCCGAATGATTGTCGACGGCGAGCTCGGCCGCCTGCGCGCGATCAACATGTGGGCCTACACCGGGTGGATGCTGCGCCCGCGGATGCCCCAGGAGGTGGACGACAGCCAGGGTGGGGGAATTGTGTGGCGCCAGGCTCCTCACCAGCTCGAAACCATTCGGTGGCTCGGCGGAGGCCTCGTCCGCAGCGTGCGCGCGGTGACGGGACGCTGGCGGCCAGAGCGCCCCAATGGCACCGGCTATTTCACGGCTCTGCTCGAGTTCGAGGACGGTACGCCCGCCACCATCGTCTACAACGCGTACGGCTACTTCGACTCGGTCGATCTCATCAAGTGGGGGACGGACAAGGGAATCGACGACCGCGCACGCCAGCGCAAGGCGCTCCTGAGTGGATCGATCGACGAGCCAAAACTGAAGGAGACGACGCGCTTCGGCGCCCTGATCGAGGGGCGCGAGGGCCCGCAGATCCCGTGGGAGGCCGGTACGGCATACGTGAGTAGCGACGGAGGGCCCTGGATGCCCGGCAACCAGGGCGTCTTCATCGTCAGCCTCGACCGAGGAGACGTTCGAGCTGCCCCCGCAGGACTCTATGTGTACGGCGACGAGGGCCTTCGCGAGGTTCCGATTAGCCAGCGCCGCGGGGAAGGCATGGCCTTCATGGACGAGGAAGCGATGGAGCTGTACGACGCCATTCGCCACAATCGACCGATGCTGCACGATGCTCGGTGGGGCATGGCCA